In a single window of the Nicotiana tomentosiformis chromosome 8, ASM39032v3, whole genome shotgun sequence genome:
- the LOC104120177 gene encoding acyltransferase Pun1-like translates to MAVLSTIISKKIVKPLSPTPSTQRWHKLSLLDQGIGNFYMGLVLFYPKHQVDIFQNGPKQLCILLENSLSKAITYYYPWAGSLRDNATIACDDTGAEFLEVQVNCPMDKVLYHQDSSIKNITFPQGVPLRNAADGACLIVSQLSHFECGGIAISVCLSHKVGDARSALFFVRDWAALTREPNAELVCPPYFVQDSLIPSPSDGPLTFPIIVSKPEERIELEKRFYFSASKIRALKDLVSAESGVENPTTTEVVSALVYKSAAIANLGSSHEQSRLILLSDIRKEISHSAPPTSIGNILTIFSTPIYNNKGDLRVSKLVADIRKSKHELSNRDNFKENEWASAMLHAYKTGDGTYRQSNCDVYRCSSASNIPFQDLDFGWGKPIRATMPSSPFGKMFYMMSTHDRGIEVIINLNEQQMSAFENDKDLLEFATPAHVED, encoded by the coding sequence ATGGCTGTTTTATCAACAATAATCTCCAAGAAAATAGTCAAACCCTTGTCTCCCACCCCATCAACTCAAAGATGGCACAAGCTTTCCCTTCTTGATCAAGGCATAGGTAACTTTTACATGGGCCTTGTGCTTTTCTACCCAAAACACCAAGTAGATATCTTCCAAAATGGACCAAAACAACTTTGTATACTTCTTGAAAACTCATTGTCAAAAGCAATAACTTATTACTATCCATGGGCGGGAAGTTTAAGAGACAATGCTACCATTGCCTGTGATGATACTGGGGCTGAGTTCTTGGAAGTTCAAGTGAATTGTCCAATGGATAAAGTTCTTTATCACCAAGATTCAAGCATAAAAAATATAACATTTCCTCAAGGTGTACCCTTGAGAAATGCTGCAGATGGTGCCTGCTTAATTGTATCTCAACTTAGCCATTTTGAGTGCGGAGGAATAGCAATCAGTGTGTGTCTGTCACACAAGGTGGGCGATGCGCGCAGCGCCCTCTTCTTTGTGAGGGATTGGGCTGCATTAACTCGAGAACCAAACGCAGAATTAGTATGTCCTCCATATTTTGTCCAGGATTCCTTAATACCGTCACCATCTGATGGTCCTCTCACCTTCCCAATAATCGTGTCAAAACCAGAAGAACGTATAGAACTCGAAAAGAGGTTCTATTTTTCTGCCTCAAAGATAAGAGCTCTCAAAGATTTGGTTTCTGCTGAATCAGGCGTCGAAAATCCAACAACGACTGAGGTTGTGAGTGCACTTGTTTACAAAAGTGCTGCTATTGCCAACTTGGGTTCATCTCATGAGCAATCTCGGTTGATCCTACTATCAGATATACGAAAAGAAATTTCACATTCAGCACCACCAACTTCCATCGGCAATATTCTCACAATCTTTTCCACACCAATATATAACAACAAAGGTGACCTTAGGGTGTCAAAGTTAGTAGCCGATATAAGAAAGTCCAAACATGAGCTTTCTAACAGagataattttaaagaaaatgagtGGGCTTCGGCGATGCTACATGCATATAAAACAGGAGATGGTACCTATCGCCAAAGTAACTGTGATGTATACCGTTGTAGTAGTGCATCTAACATACCATTTCAAGATTTGGATTTTGGATGGGGAAAGCCTATTAGAGCAACCATGCCCAGCAGTCCATTTGGCAAGATGTTTTACATGATGAGTACACATGACAGAGGAATAGAAGTGATTATCAACCTGAATGAACAACAAATGTCCGCTTTTGAGAATGACAAGGACCTTCTCGAATTTGCTACTCCTGCTCATGTTGAGGACTAA